The following are encoded in a window of Geotrypetes seraphini chromosome 5, aGeoSer1.1, whole genome shotgun sequence genomic DNA:
- the SRPX2 gene encoding sushi repeat-containing protein SRPX2 isoform X2, whose product MKTFTMRYMLKRLPALPSWTTEGGNYRSTLGTRCLLSCDHGFRLIGPRSVQCLASRHWSGIAYCRRIRCHVLPALPNGSYYCSIGVHVDSRCDYTCAPGYLIEGDRSRTCMEDGTWSGTEPICVDIEPPKIQCPPSREKVAEPNKLTALVNWNLPQAKDSADGIITRVKLRGPEPGSELPEGEQIIRYTAYDRAYNKASCKFTVKVQVRRCPVLKPPLHGYITCTSAGNNYGATCNYFCDGGYDRQGLPSRVCLFSQVWAGSQPICVPMKINVGVNSAEAFMDQFFEKRRLLLVSAPESSDRFYKLQNTILQQATCGLDLRHVTVIELVGQPPREVGRIRELQLSDEIVEALRQALHLSRSYFSVVLVDKYGMDRERYREPVSSDELFTFIDNYLLSQQEAALRARSTDPCE is encoded by the exons GGAGGGAATTACCGCAGCACCCTGGGTACGCGCTGCCTGCTGTCATGTGACCACGGATTCCGGCTGATAGGACCCAGGTCTGTGCAGTGCCTGGCAAGCCGTCATTGGTCAGGGATCGCCTACTGTCGAA GAATTCGCTGCCATGTGCTACCAGCATTGCCAAACGGCTCCTACTACTGTTCCATTGGAGTACATGTAGACTCGCGCTGCGATTACACCTGTGCTCCCGGGTACCTCATTGAGGGGGATCGCAGTCGAACCTGCATGGAGGACGGGACATGGAGTGGCACTGAGCCAATCTGTGTAG aCATTGAACCTCCAAAGATTCAGTGCCCTCCCTCCCGAGAAAAGGTGGCTGAGCCTAATAAGCTAACGGCGCTGGTGAACTGGAACCTACCACAAGCAAAAGATTCTGCTGATGGCATCATCACAAG AGTGAAACTGCGAGGTCCAGAACCTGGTTCAGAACTCCCAGAGGGGGAACAGATTATCCGCTACACTGCTTATGATCGAGCCTACAACAAAGCCAGCTGCAAGTTCACTGTCAAGGTACAAG TGAGAAGATGCCCTGTTCTGAAACCACCCCTCCATGGTTACATCACTTGCACTTCGGCAGGCAATAACTATGGTGCCACCTGCAATTATTTCTGTGATGGAGGCTATGATCGCCAAGGACTCCCCTCCCGGGTGTGTCTCTTCAGCCAAGTATGGGCAGGTTCCCAGCCCATCTGTGTGC CCATGAAGATAAATGTTGGCGTGAACTCAGCTGAGGCATTTATGGATCAGTTCTTTGAGAAACGCCGACTTCTCTTGGTTTCCGCGCCTGAATCCTCAGACCGCTTCTATAAACTACAAAACACAATTTTGCAG CAAGCCACTTGTGGCCTAGACTTGCGTCATGTAACTGTGATAGAGCTAGTGGGACAGCCCCCACGTGAGGTGGGACGAATCCGAGAGCTCCAGCTGTCAGATGAGATTGTCGAGGCACTCAG GCAGGCTCTCCATCTCTCTCGCTCCTACTTTAGTGTCGTGCTGGTTGACAAGTATGGGATGGACCGAGAACGATACCGAGAGCCAGTGAGCTCAGATGAACTCTTTACCTTTATAGATAATTATCTGCtgagccagcaagaggcagcctTGAGGGCTAGGAGCACAGACCCCTGCGAATGA